A stretch of the Aegilops tauschii subsp. strangulata cultivar AL8/78 chromosome 4, Aet v6.0, whole genome shotgun sequence genome encodes the following:
- the LOC109763007 gene encoding uncharacterized protein, with translation MATSFDRWEKDPFFLAAEEVQESADRMESVYKIWVQERSGGGSALGGEVGAAELRRELHTALGTAKWQLDELERAIRSNDEVLSAGKDTRALHSNFVAAIGYRILEVENNLKASNVAEGRGTLSWIHLDESERDDLAAFLSAGPPQHQDKVVTIPSAGDIQVGSNPTRVRKNISADSSNDSSGSADLSSARAKEDAHRGHRRSVSASADIGSLPMSFPNERDGAAEQSSLGPHRAPLLNIVKACGLPSALKPKPAIKYKKGAVRWAHADKQDLEAAIPLTNPQLGQSLDGYSERSISYLNTCDGVTYNKKLYGWLGALRKKLQRSQYQIRYGRPAQLILFALAVLIIFVFVFKTIW, from the exons atGGCCACGTCGTTCGACCGCTGGGAGAaggaccccttcttcctcgccgccgaGGAGGTCCAGGAGTCCGCCGATCG GATGGAATCGGTGTATAAGATATGGGtgcaggagaggagcggcggcggctcggcccTCGGCGGGGAGGTCGGCGCCGCCGAGCTGCGCCGCGAGCTGCACACCGCGCTCGGCACCGCCAAGTGGCAG CTTGATGAGTTGGAGCGAGCAATTAGATCAAACGATGAGGTTCTCTCGGCAGGAAAGGATACAAGGGCACTGCATAGCAACTTTGTTGCGGCGATTGGCTATCGCATATTAGAGGTTGAGAACAACCTGAAGGCATCCAATGTCGCGGAGGGGAGGGGCACACTGAGCTGGATTCATTTGGATGAGAGTGAGCGGGATGACCTCGCGGCTTTCTTATCTGCAGGCCCTCCTCAACATCAAGATAAAGTTGTCACAATCCCATCTGCTGGCGATATTCAGGTGGGCAGCAACCCGACAAGGGTGAGGAAAAATATTTCAGCTGACAGCTCCAATGATTCATCTGGCTCTGCAGACTTGAGTTCAGCGAGAGCAAAAGAAGATGCACATCGTGGGCACAGGAGGTCAGTCAGTGCCAGTGCTGATATTGGATCGTTGCCTATGTCATTTCCAAATGAACGAGATGGTGCTGCTGAACAATCATCTCTTGGCCCACACAGAGCACCTTTGCTGAATATTGTCAAAGCATGCGGATTGCCAAGTGCCTTGAAACCTAAGCCTGCAATTAAGTACAAAAAAGGAGCTGTGAGGTGGGCACATGCAGACAAACAGGATCTTGAAGCGGCAATCCCTCTCACAAATCCTCAGTTGGGTCAG AGCTTAGATGGATACTCTGAAAGAAGCATCAGTTACTTAAATACTTGCGATGGGGTTACATACAATAAGAAACTCTATGGTTGGCTTGGAGCACTGCGTAAGAAACTTCAGAGATCACAATATCAAATTCGATATGGGCGGCCTGCTCAATTGATTCTATTTGCACTTGCTGTTCTCATAATAT TTGTGTTTGTATTCAAGACAATATGGTGA